AGACCAGTGTAAAAGCACACCCGAAATATGTTCGTTTTAGCCCTTTTCTCATTGCGCCTGTCCTCTGACACATTTTGCCGTAGACTATAGAACTAAACTGCAATACAAGTTGAAATCGCTTCAGTCGTGTCcattatttaaaagaaaatagttCTTGCAACATAAGATTTCATAAACTTTATGACAAGTCACTAGGGCTGCAGAAATCAACACAGCAATGCAGGACAAGCCTGTTGTCACCAATATAggatcttcaaaaaaaaaactgtgcctTTCTAGTGTAAAACTTCCCAACTAAGGCTCCCTGTTATATTTTGCACCTAGCTGACAGCCCCAGCTCTATTACCCTGCCCCCAATTACTCAGACCGCTCCACAGCAGTGCCTGATGGGCCAGTTTTCACACCAAGGTCGCTTCTAGGTGAGAAACCGTGACAATCTCTCAGAGAACTTTCGATGGCCGATTTCTCAAAACCACTTCTGTGAGGCACACACAGTTTAACGAGCTATATATCCAAAATGGATCGGCCAATCGCAACAAGTGAcacctcattttgtagctctgaaCTTACAGTTTCAAATcaattgggggggaaaaaagggaaaaatgtcAATGGTACCTCCTTTATTACAAAGGCACATTTGTGGTCCTATCTCACATCTATAGCGCCATTGTCATGCTCCCTCCGTTTGTGAGAAAAGAGTCTTAGCAGAACTCCATTCTCCAATGCAATCCACGACAGAGACTTCAGTTTTGAACATCACACCGTAAAAGTCATCAGAAGATACCGTATGACACAGGAGAGAACATGACACAGAATTACCCAGAACATAGCTAAACCATGTTCCAATGTCCCTTTCAGACAAACGTTCTATGCTGTATTTTGGTGGATGcaatcttaaaaaaaataattgggtTTGGGAGTGGGGAATGGATATATCATGTTTGCGTGCTTGAGGCAAGGAATATTCTGGAAGCCTGGCCTTGTTAGCACATATTGCAATGTGAGCCAGTGAAAGCCGAGGTGAAAACCTGCGCAATTAAATCAGACTGGAAACGAGGTGAAGACACTGCAGTAAGCTGGAGGCCCCGAGAACAGCAGCCGGAAAACAAGCCGCACTGCGTCCCGATTGGCCGATTCCTGATGATAAAAACAACATGAATATCCTGATAAGCCAGGctaagcagaaaaaaaatattttggcctTGTTAAATTGTTCTTCAGCCTCATTCAATTCAGCCTCATTCAATCTCACAATGAATAACTCATTTCAATTCACAAACGAGACCCAAACCCAAATCCTttacaagaaaaataatttcagaagaCAAACTGGGTCTAATTTCAAGTGCATGCCAGAGACAAGTAAGCAAGGTAAGACAAGTTTTTTAAAGGGCCATATTTAATGAAGAGTCTGAAtgcatatttctctttttttctaatCTTTTTTTGAGCAAACCAGACACTCAGCCTTCCACAAACTAAGGACCAGAGGCTGCAGAGAAAGACAATGGCGTTTTTCTGTCCGTGGGGGATTCCTTTATTGGATGAGAAATGGGCAGCTCTGGTTTCCACAACACAGTGGGGCTAAATCTGATTGGTTCCCAGGCTGCGGGGCACAGGGAGTCACATGTCTGGCAGCTGACCGGCACATTCTAGAAGAGATAGGGGAACGCCGCCCCcaaaaatagagagagagaaaaagagagagagagagagagagagagagagagagagatgcgaTTACGTCCCGGGCCGTGTGGGGGATTGTGGGGGATTGTGGGGGATTGTGCCCGAGCTGAAGAAGGGTGCCGCGATCGTCGCAGGACAATGGCGGCTCAGGGAGAGATCAGATCCCGGGCCAAGCCCAGCGTTTGGAAGAGGTCCTCGGCATGCGGCCAGCGCCGGGTTTACTGCAGCCGACCCGCACTCAGCCAACGCCAGCGGCCGTCCTCACGTCAATCACAGCCCTGTCCACATTAATCACTCCCCGCAGAACTGCCACGGCTATAATTATTCAAATCAATGCTGAGGGGGAAGGAGCGCGTGGCCCATTAACACCGATACCACTGGCTCTGCCCAAATAACTCATGCAAATATTGATGAAACGGCCGATTTGAGATTCAGATTTGCACTCAAAGCCACTTGGCTCCCAAGCGCCTGCTTGGGCTAATCATCGAATTGGAAGTCGAACATCAAATTCTTGCCTCAATGACACAATTTATAGACGGACacaaaaaacatgaacattTACGATACCTTCCCGAGACGCGAAGAATAAgttgatgtatttatttccttcttttttgACATAGCATccagtgtcttggatgacaaaaaataaataaaagacacaCGACAGTGAAAATATCTTTTTAAATATCCTTTTatgtttattgaatgtcccttgtagtgtaggtttcagctgGAGAATATATAGTTCCTGAGATTAAGAGCAGAGACTCGTGTCCCTCACAGGGGATGAAAAATGAATTACCGGGTCTGAGGAGGACATCGAACTTGCACGCTGCAGAAACTGAGGCGGTAAAGCATTTCAGGATCTGAATTGAATACCCCACGGGGGGAGATCAGCTGGGCTTTGGGGGCAAACGCACTGGCGAATGGTTATTGATCAGACGGAATCTAGTTCACAGCGTGAGAGACCGAAAGGGCAGGCTCATGGAGTGGGATCCAGAGGCCCCCCCGagtacagcgcctttatccactGGCACACTTCCTTGTCCTTTCCCTAAATCCCCCCCCGTGGTGGAGGGCATTCTCAGACTGTGATGCACGAACTCAAAACTAGAAGGGAAAAGCGAATCGAGTCGTAATGGCGTCGTCGTCCTCCTCGCCACACGACCGCAGCAGACCGAGCGAGGATGAGGAGGACCCGGTCGACCAGATGATCTCCAGGACGGGATGCGCGGAGCTCCACTACGCTGTGCAGGAGTGCATGGCGGAGCGCCAGGACTGGCGGAAGTGCCAGCCCCAGGTGCAGGCCTTTAAGGAGTGCATGTTGACATTCCAGAGCGCAAGGAAGGAGCAACTCGCCAAGCAGAAACCAGCACAGGTCAATTAGTAGACCTGACTTCGTGTCTGAAACTACCGTTTTTCTTTCTTGTGACTTTGCTCAGTGGTGTGAAAGTTTTTGGCATGCCATATACCAATAGTTTTCATATGGCCTTTTCTTCTgcgtggcggcctgtagcgtagtggttaaggtaaatgactgggacatgtaaggtcgctggttctaatcccggtgtagccacaataagatctgcacagccgttgggcccttgagcaaggcccttaaccctacactgctccaggggaggattgtctcctgcttagtctaatcaactgtacgtcgctctggataagagcgtctgccaaatgccaataatgtaatgtaatgtaatgtatccaaagcgctgtacaactgatgcttctcattcacccattcacacacacactcacacacacaccaacggtgattggctgccatgcaaggcaccgaccagctcgtcaggagcaattgggggttaggtgtcttactcagggacacttcgacacacccagagcgggatcgaacctgcaaccctccaactgccagacgactgctcttacctcctgagccactgTCGCCCCCAAAGGGAGTTAAATTAGCCACTGACCTTATCACACACTGTTAGCCAAattcagcatccagctgtattGTGGCCATGGTGTGAAATCATGGATGTAATCTCATCAAATCTACAGTGATCTGCTCATATGGGTAAACCAAGTGCATTTATGAAGATACCAGTTCTagatatcattacattacattacattacattacaggcttttagcagacgctcttatccagagcgacgtacaatgaagtgcaaatcaaacccagggacaagtgcaagaggaaagtacagttcatcgctgattattttttattttattttatttttttcaacttaAGTCAAAGAAGTATAAGGATCAACGCTGGGCCGGTTCCATATATGGTCTGTGAGAAAGCCCTACGTCAGATAAAGTGCCGTTTGTGGATTTGTGCAGTTCTGCGAGAGCTTCCTCCACTTGagctgggggtggaggggggcgaTGACGCACGTGACAGAGTGATGGACACCCTCACGCGTGTCTGCGCTCCTCTACCTCCCCGTGCAGGGAGAACGGGGTACAGTGACTCGGTCATAAATAAGAGAGGAGGGTCTCCGCCCCTCGGCTGTGGCCGCGGCAACGCAGATTAATTCTTCAGACGCCGCGTGTCCTCCCGCCCAGTCTTTCAGCTGCTTTCCAACCGCCATGAATCATTGAGCGGAGCTCCGGCTACAGAGAGGCCAACCTCCCCCCCCGAACAGTCGACACGCGGAGAGCCCGGAGCCTGACTCCACGGAGCCCGCATGTTCCTCCGTAACCGAAGGTGCCCTGCACGAGGGGATCGTGTGACACCCCCTATCCACACTTTCAGCCAGGCctttagggcggcctgtagcgtagtggttggcggttcgatccccggtgtagccacaataagatccgcacagccgttgggcccttgagcaacgcccttaaccctgcattgctccaggggaggattgactcctgcttagtctaatcaactgtacgtcgctctggataagagtgtctgccaaatgcctgtaatgtaatgtaatgccttttcTTCCTGTAAACTAAAACCCTGTTTTCCAGGTTGCTGCTCTCGGAAGCCCGTCCCAGGGCTCGGGAAGATTCCCGATGATCACCGGGAAAACCGACGGAGCGCCCAGGGGCTCGGCGAGGCAGAACTTCCACCGCGCCGGACGAGAGGGAACGCGCGTTTCCGGGGAAACGGACCGCGGCGTGCAACGCGATGCGCATCGCACCCTGAGCACCGGCCAAGCCTTCctcagggtcagaggtcagccgTTCCCCGCAGAGCGAATCAAAGGCCTTTAACGCGGGATTAAAGCATTCTGATCCCTCCATTCAACATCTGACGCGCTTTCAGCCGGAAATGTCAAGCGAACAGGTTGCAGTTTTACAATCTTTGCTTCACTTTCAAGATAATGGAAATGTGCAATTCGCAATTCTTGGGATACCCGGCAGAGACCGGAGGTGTTACAGCACCCCGCGTGAGTCTCAGGTGCTTAAAAACAGGATTCATCTGCTGACATCGTGACATAAAACAATCCAggcttttattaaaacaaagtgttttaaatgagacacTATTTACCCATAAATCCCTGTAGTTAGTTTCTTCCACCCCAAAAGACTGTTCGATATTAAGCACACAGAACGCATAAACACATTGCCAGAAGCCCATAATACACATCAGAGTATTCTTCCCCCAGATCTATCATACAACATGAATAAGCAAACATTTCACATCAGCCAGACAGAGCCCTCAGCAGATTGAAGTCACACTCCCACCCCTGATTGCAGCCCGTCTGTTTGATTTAACAACAAACTTAAAATTGAACCGGGTAACTTCACACAGAAAGGCATAAAAGGGTCTATAATCGTAGACTGAGAACTTTGGTTTGGCTAAGGTACAGGTTCTGAGTGCAAACAACTGCATGATTAGCACTACCCAGTACCACCTACTACCTGGCCAGTACTAGTTGCTGTCCTGTGTCACATCCTGCCGGTCTGGGTGCAGAAGTAACGTGACGATATTATCAGCGTAGCCGCGGTGGCTGAGTAAAACGTCTCCGCCGGGAGACACGGGCGTGCGGAGCAGAGTCACTCAGCCGTTGTCACGGCGGCGGTGACGAGCGGGACCTTCTCAGCGCGATCGGGGCGGTGCGTGTTTTTTACACGCGGGCGACGTGTCGAGCTCTCTGCGCATTACGAGCGCGGCCATCTGGGGCCGTTTGGACCGTATGGGGCGAGCGCTGATTACGCGCGGGAGCTTAGCGCTGGGGCGCGGGGCCACGGGGCGCGGGCGGAGGTGgaggtgaggagagggaggtgctgtgaggagagggaggtgctgcctgagagagaggggcgcaTTACCAGCCACTGAGGGACAGCATGAGCGGGCAGGGCCTGATTTCAGCCGCTGACGCGTCCTGGTACCACCACCCCTAGACCAGCCGTTAACCCATTCAGTCCCACGTCCAATGTGAAGTGGCTCCAACCTGAATACCAAGGGGTTTTGACTATGGTTGAGAAAACCTAGTAGGCTCTAGGCTCACAACAATCgtacagcagtcattttgattggttgacaaGGTATAAGGTATAAAAACTTTTTACGGTAGTTTTGCTCGAGTGCCTTATGCCACTCTCGGGACTGAAATGGTTAAAGCACGCCGTTACTGGGTCGGTCAGTGGGGCTATTTTACCAGCACTGGGGCTGTTAAAGACCCCTCACACACGACCTCACTCAAACCAGCACCGTGCTCTTTATCGCACGCAAACCCGTCATCTCTAGCAAGATCCGTACACTTACACAATGTTTGTGACTGTAAGATTTAACAACTACGAAAGGTTGCTGCTAGTTTCTCATACACGTCCTACTGCGCCGTGAGCGgcacaaacacaccaaaatGGTGTCTGCGTGTGAAAACACAGGAAGCGCAACAtttctgagagtctgagaggaGCCAGCTAATTACACTTCAACCTACAATCCAAGCTCGTTTGTGTTTCTTCCCTCAGAATGTTGACCAGAAGCCAGAAGCAAAAATAACGCAGGTCCTTCCGAAAGCTTCCTTCCGAAAGCTTCCTTCCAGGAATTCtatgaaaaataatggaaataccatgcaaggcacacaTGACAAAACCCAGACGCTATAGCGCTAGAGGTGATGCTATCGTTAGGAATTCATTACTGGGAGGACGGGACAGTTCGGCCAATGAGAGCGTCCGCGGCATGGGCGATAACCCATGATAACTCCCTCTCTGTCCACGCCCCAGCCCGACACAAAGGCTACAGTTCTCCGAAAGCCAGCCATTTTGTCTGCGGATCCGTTTAACCTTATCTTTCCATCGTGGACGCGCGTTTATGTACCGCGCCCGGTTTTGTCCGTGACATATTGGGCGACCGGCGGCCCCGACCGCGCCGCCTCCTAATTTCTGGATGATGTCGCAGGCCCCATAAATCAGCGGGAGAAAAGGCCGTTGGGCAGGCCGCGGGAGGAGATAACACAGCCCCGCTCAGACCAGGCTTTCACCCGGGCCGCTGTCCATCACCCGCCTGCCCACGCCCACAGCGGAGACAACAGCAGCCTGCCTTTATCAGGCCTGCtgcacactctccctccctctctccatccctccatctctctcataAATACCTGCAGAGAGGCCCACCTCTGCTCACAGACcgtgacagagaggggggggggcagagggaaggggggtggggaggctCTCCAGGTTCTGACATCCCGGCCCTACTCAGTCCCGATCTAGGGGGGTCTCCAACCCCGGTCCCGGAGAGCTACCGGGTTCggcagttttttgttttcagcttataatcagcaccctgttgagacccaggtaaccaggtgaagtGACTTCACTGTGCAATCAACTGCTCTATTCGATgcattaagtgcagagtaacagggACCAGCAGAGCCtgaagctctccaggaccaggggtggAGAGCCCTGGTCCTGGGTGATGGCCGACTGAACCCCTACGCTCGCTCAGTCGGCCATTCTCTCAGGGTGAAGGAGGGACCCCGTTGGACACTTAAAGGACCACCCCGTATGTGGGCGGGTGGGCTTCGCAGTGCTCGGCAGAAGAGTCTGCAGAGGGCATGGAGGGCCAGGAGATTAAATAAGACCTTCTTGGAGAGAACAGCGCTGTCAAAGCACAGAGCTAGACACATCCGTCATCTCAGCACCTCTGCCGTCGCCCCcttctcgccccccccccccccctccctcctaccTCACCTTCAGCAAACTTCCCTGAGCAAACCCAGCCGCACAGAAAGTTTGCCGTCGCACTCCCAGTGCAAACCGTAACCGATTTATACGGTTTACCAACCAATAAGAACAACGCACTgtgcttccacacacacaacgcCCCACGCAGACCAGCATACAAAACCAAACATCCACAGTCAACAAAGCAGTGGGCAGCACCTCTTCATATCACATGGTCTTATTGAAAGTGTTCCCACTGTGGAGACATGATTCAGCTACAGCTATGTAGCTTTTATCCAatgggacttacagttgattcgacaaATTCCCCCTGGAAaggtgtggggttaagggccttgctcaagggcccaacagctgcacaaatCCTATTGAGGCTAGACTGAGGCTTGAAGGTccaaggtcccagtcaagcacctaaTGTGTCACTGGGCTATAGGCGGCCTATACCACTTCCTGTTAAGCCGCCAATGGGAAACCCTGCCCCACCTTCACTCTCAAAACCGGCAACTCTGTCTGGAGCCgtgaataaatggtaaatggtaaatggttggcatttatatcgcgcctttatccaaaagcgctgtacaattgatgcttctcattcacccattcatacacacactcgcacaccgacggcgattggctgccatgcaaggcgccgaccagcatttgggggttaggtgtcttgctcagggacacttcgacacagcccgggcgggggatcgaaccggcaaacctccgactgccagatgactgcccttactgcctgagccatgtcgcccccctaaACAATAAACACCGCGACCCCTGTGTTTACACGAATAAACAGCTGGCACAGGGCGGGATGCGTGAGCGTGTGAACCCACCTTGAACATCTGCTTGACCTTCTGCCGGGGCAGGTTGACGTTGAGCttgtgcagcagctgcaggaccTCGCTGATGCTCAGGCTGCCGTCGCCGTTTTTGTCCGCCTCCGCAAACGTCTGCTTCAGCCACGTGACGCGAAGGGTTAAGGACGCAGCGCGGAGAACGATGAACGTACGGAGACGccatcagagacacagagacacagagacaccatCCCCTCACCTCCACCAGAACTTTAACTAGACTTCAATCAAGACTTTAATAGGTAGAATCAGTgatagtgctgggctaaaacaaaaacccacaaAAACCAACACCGGACCTTTTTTCCCATGACTGAGAACAATCTACCTACTTCTCTTTTTCAATATACATATAGGAGGAGAATACTCTAAATCAGTGTTTCTATGGTCTGGAATCCAAAATAGGTCATGGGTGTGCATTAGGTGGGTCCCAAAACGAGTCTGTATCCCACAAGGCTATGTTAATATTTGCAATTTGCAATGTCCCTGAAAGGTACTACATTTCAAATTTGGAACCTGATATTAAAAACTATTTCTAATTTGGGTCCTGATATAAAAAAGAACCCCTGCTCTAGCGCCCCAGCtgaaatttattttatatgactcatatacattttatttaagagAAGCAGATTATGGCTCTTATAAATCGTCACATAGGCACTTTGCAGATGTCAAATGCAGCACCACAGTCATCCAATACAGAGTTGGCAGGGGCCGgtagcagagagacagaggagactCGGTTAGACAGGGAGGCTTGATGCTTATAAACCCAGATCTGGTGCTTCTGCCAGAACGTGATATATGGCACTCATAAAAGCTCCAGCACACATGGAGGAAACTGCTGACTGCAGCCGTGGACGTAACTGACCCAAGTATGCCCAACAAAACTGTTGTCCAATTAGTGTTTCTTGGAGCAGAGAAGCCCTTGTTTATCTCGGCCCGAGTTTAATTAAAAAACGGAACCAGGCAACGACGCCTCCGAGGTTCGGTTTCAAAAAACTGCCGCGGCACAAAAGGCGGGCtcatcaatttaaaataaatccgCCGAGATCGCAGAGCCGCGCGGCGGAGCCAGAGGGCGAgacggagcgagagagggagagggagagagggagagagagagagagagagagagagagagagagggagagggagagggagagggagagggagagggagagggagagagagggagagagagagagagagaaagtgagagagagagagagagagggagagggagagggagagggagagggagagagagggagagagagagagagagaaagtgagagagagagagagagagagggagagagagagagggagagagagagagagagagagagggcgagacggagcggagagagagagagagagagagagagagagagagagagagagagagagggcgagacggagcggagagagagagagagagagagagcagggccgTGCAAGGATTACATCCCTGAGAAAACCCCACAGACCCCCATTTCCTGTATCACTGACTTAAACCGCAGTTAAATACGAGCTGAAattaaaattcactttttcctcaatttagtgaACTCTTTATAATCATTCGAACACGCCTTAAAGTATACTCTCCAAAAGAATGATACAATTGTAATACTTaagtattttcacaccaaagtgtTTTGCATTTGCTTCCTGGAAAATTTGATTTGagtatttaaattttaaaaaatctaattttttcAATCAATTTCAATATCTTTTCACACAGCAGTATGTACAGCTCAGCTTCCCCCTCCTGATATAACCTCAAAATTTACTCCCCCGTCCTCCAAAAATCATATAACTTCCATTTGAGCTCGTCTTTCAATAAAGTCGAAGTGGGGAAGGGTGTGGCCGCTGCAAACACCCCATATGCATTTCACACAACCGTTCAAGCCCAAACATTTTACCGCACATCTGGGTAATTTCAGGATGGAGATTCGTTGATGGTGCCGCGCAGGCATCTGTGAGTCTGTGGCAGCCTCCCCTCATCTGTCACCTGTCATCTCTCTTAACTCTCACACGTATGACAGCTCTGTTTGTCCCATCTGCCACTCTGTTCAATTCATCACTGTTTCCAACCGCACAAAAACACCGAGCATATGGACTAATGCAACCGAGACTCAGGAGAGGCTGAAACACAACTGTACAATGACccgtgtgcgcgcacacacacagacacacacagacatctacacacacacagacatacacatacatacacagacaggcagacaggcagacagacacaaacacatatgcacgcacacacacagacacaaacacacacagaaacaggacaTTTAACCATCTGTAGACACAAGCCTCAACATGCTAAGACATTATAAATGTAAGGATGTGGACATTAATTCTAGGCTCTAACCAGCTGAATGAATCTTAAGTTTCACAAAATTGAACCATGTGTCCATTAGAGCTGCATACATTAAACCAAGACAAGGGCCATTCAGTCATTAATTACACACCACTCTGCTATAACAGGAAGCATTAAAAGGCTTGTAAAAGAGTCACGTTAAAAGTTAAATCCTTCCAAAGAGCGCCATTCTTCAGAACGTTCACAGGGAGGAAAAATCCCATGGGCACGTGCAGTGCATTGTGCACTCAGGCATCTTGATAAGGTAAATGGAAAAGGATTACATAAACACGAGGTGTTATGGGGCCTACGTGTCTAAACAGCCCAGGTATTTACTGTGAAATGTGGCTTGCCGCAGTGTGCAGAAACGGCCTTCATCAGATAAAAGAGCAGTGGGACTCTATAAGCACCCGCAATATAATTTCATATAGGTCAGTTGCAAATCACAGACTGTACATTCGTataaagaaattaataaaatgttttcgcTGGCAAACAGCAGGGTGTATAGAGACCTGTGTGACCGACTGACATCAGCATGACAGAGACGTCGCAGAGCTCGGAAGACGCAAGACGTATTCATAGCATGAACCTTCCATGTATAGAACGATAAATTATTCATTTAGACTTTCTTCTTTTCAGCAGAGTGCCGCTTAAACCCTCCTGAGAGCTGTGTAGCAGGGCCGAACCCCTTTCTCACAAGCCCGATACAAGCGAAAACACCCGACTCGCTCACCTACAGAACGTATTGGATACAATTTATCCAATAATATTATTACTTAATATGATAATATggataattaaaatgtattttaaccttttttcacctttttttctccctcctttttcttcttgtttCGATTTTGACCTTTTCTGTTTGCTTGt
Above is a genomic segment from Conger conger chromosome 10, fConCon1.1, whole genome shotgun sequence containing:
- the LOC133138440 gene encoding cytochrome c oxidase assembly factor 4 homolog, mitochondrial-like; this translates as MASSSSSPHDRSRPSEDEEDPVDQMISRTGCAELHYAVQECMAERQDWRKCQPQVQAFKECMLTFQSARKEQLAKQKPAQVN